A genome region from Maridesulfovibrio salexigens DSM 2638 includes the following:
- a CDS encoding ChbG/HpnK family deacetylase, which translates to MMLIVINVDDLGLHPAVRRAVDKLAEAGVVTSSTTLANGPDLSESVLLQDKHEGLGLGAHLNLLRGKPISNPDHISSLVDDDGLLFGNYKSLLLRYLSGRIKLSEVEKEWSAQVEYLLDHKIRLTHFDSEKHIHAWPGLYNLAGKIANKYGIKWMRRPFEHTPLNRFDKGMLRTRFLQLCLGASFPGKKPRTADCVWGIGDQKENLDPHLFKKYVETFRPEIVEIVCHPGLPQEGDGPLPSEFGPMRVEAQWREESESLLHKEWLEIFKELGATPVNYGQIDPRSGEIK; encoded by the coding sequence ATGATGCTAATTGTAATAAATGTGGATGATCTCGGACTGCATCCGGCTGTTCGCCGTGCAGTGGACAAACTTGCCGAGGCCGGGGTTGTTACCTCGTCCACCACTCTTGCCAATGGTCCGGATCTATCCGAATCCGTACTTTTGCAGGACAAGCATGAAGGATTGGGACTTGGTGCACACTTAAACCTGCTGCGCGGCAAACCCATTTCCAACCCGGACCACATCTCCAGCCTTGTGGATGATGACGGGCTGCTTTTCGGTAATTACAAATCCCTGCTCCTGCGCTACCTAAGCGGTCGTATAAAGCTTTCCGAAGTAGAAAAGGAGTGGTCGGCACAGGTTGAATATCTGCTTGACCATAAAATCCGTTTGACCCATTTTGATAGCGAAAAGCACATCCATGCCTGGCCCGGACTCTACAATCTGGCAGGTAAAATTGCCAACAAGTACGGCATCAAGTGGATGCGCCGTCCATTTGAGCACACACCCCTGAACCGCTTTGATAAAGGCATGCTGCGTACCCGTTTTCTGCAACTCTGCCTCGGGGCAAGTTTCCCCGGTAAGAAGCCGCGCACAGCTGATTGCGTATGGGGAATCGGAGACCAGAAAGAAAATCTGGACCCGCATCTTTTTAAGAAATATGTCGAAACTTTTCGACCTGAAATAGTAGAAATTGTCTGCCATCCCGGACTCCCGCAAGAAGGTGACGGCCCGCTGCCGTCTGAGTTCGGCCCCATGCGGGTGGAAGCCCAGTGGAGAGAAGAATCCGAATCCCTGCTTCATAAGGAATGGCTGGAAATATTTAAAGAACTGGGGGCGACCCCCGTCAACTACGGGCAGATCGATCCCCGTAGCGGAGAGATTAAATAA
- a CDS encoding glycosyltransferase family 2 protein — protein sequence MIKAEECKRDIEVSIVTPMHNEEGCVREFHKRITAALQGMNTTYEILLVNDGSTDSTESIIRELAADDPHLKGVMLARNRGQCTAIYAGIQESKGCYVVIMDGDLQHKPEEVPSLIEEIRKGYDLVSGCRTNRGESMIKRKLPSKIANYLMRATSGCQVKDMGGLSVLKGKLARSMTLREGQHRLIPALVYGMGGSTSEVPISAPPRFAGESHYGLSRSIDVLFDIVMLWFQSSFKQRPIYLFGRISLLMFMLASLVMVWLLYEKVFFGVHMGTRPPFMGCILLYLSSLGFMSTGFILESLANTYDAVMGTKTYQIREVVEKE from the coding sequence ATGATAAAAGCTGAAGAATGTAAAAGAGATATCGAAGTCAGCATTGTCACTCCCATGCACAATGAAGAAGGCTGCGTTCGTGAATTTCACAAACGCATAACTGCCGCGCTGCAGGGAATGAATACCACTTATGAAATCCTGCTGGTTAACGACGGTTCCACCGACAGCACTGAATCCATCATCCGTGAACTTGCTGCCGACGACCCCCACCTTAAGGGAGTCATGCTCGCCCGCAACCGTGGACAATGTACCGCAATCTACGCCGGCATTCAGGAAAGTAAAGGATGCTATGTAGTTATCATGGACGGAGACCTGCAGCACAAGCCCGAAGAAGTTCCTTCTTTAATTGAGGAAATCCGCAAGGGCTACGACCTTGTTTCCGGCTGTCGCACCAACCGTGGCGAGTCCATGATCAAGCGCAAGCTGCCCAGTAAAATCGCCAACTACCTCATGCGCGCAACCAGCGGTTGTCAGGTAAAAGATATGGGAGGACTTTCTGTACTCAAGGGTAAGCTTGCCCGTTCCATGACCTTGCGTGAAGGACAGCACAGGCTTATCCCTGCTCTGGTTTACGGTATGGGCGGTTCCACTTCCGAAGTACCCATTTCCGCTCCCCCGCGCTTTGCCGGGGAAAGCCACTACGGGCTGTCCCGCTCCATCGATGTTCTTTTCGACATCGTTATGCTCTGGTTCCAGTCCTCATTCAAGCAGCGTCCCATCTATCTTTTCGGACGCATCAGCCTGCTCATGTTCATGCTTGCCTCGCTTGTAATGGTCTGGCTGCTCTATGAAAAAGTTTTCTTCGGAGTCCACATGGGTACCCGCCCCCCGTTCATGGGCTGCATCCTGCTCTACCTGAGTTCACTGGGCTTCATGTCCACAGGATTCATCCTTGAATCGCTGGCCAACACCTATGATGCTGTCATGGGGACCAAGACGTATCAGATACGGGAAGTTGTTGAGAAAGAGTAA
- a CDS encoding OmpA/MotB family protein — translation MSDDFSLKKPAQGGEEGGWALTLADMMTLLLCFFVLLLAIADVDQKKYKDVSDSLASAMGVDVPPKGANDTYEGAPVARRVISDQQRNIFEMQLEMARLVGRESDALKIKMRPDSVAIVLKGGFFFPSGQADLTSGARRVLGKIAPTLAKSPYQVVVEGHSDNIPIRSKQFPSNWELSSARASAVARYLLDNGFSKDRIKVLGMADTAPAYPNEDDNGNAIPANQKRNRRVVLLVYPPKNK, via the coding sequence ATGTCGGATGATTTCAGCCTGAAAAAGCCCGCACAGGGCGGAGAGGAGGGCGGCTGGGCCCTTACCTTGGCAGATATGATGACTCTGCTGCTCTGTTTTTTTGTGCTTTTGCTGGCTATCGCCGATGTGGATCAGAAAAAGTACAAAGATGTTTCCGATTCGCTTGCTTCCGCTATGGGCGTTGATGTCCCTCCTAAAGGGGCGAATGATACCTATGAGGGTGCTCCGGTAGCCCGCAGGGTGATTAGTGATCAGCAGCGTAATATTTTTGAAATGCAGCTGGAAATGGCTCGTCTGGTAGGGCGGGAATCAGATGCTTTGAAAATTAAGATGCGTCCTGATTCTGTCGCTATTGTGCTTAAGGGCGGTTTCTTTTTCCCCAGTGGACAGGCAGACCTGACCTCAGGTGCCAGAAGAGTGCTGGGCAAGATCGCCCCTACTCTTGCCAAATCTCCTTATCAGGTTGTTGTCGAAGGTCATTCAGACAACATCCCCATTCGTTCAAAACAGTTTCCTTCAAACTGGGAGCTTTCATCTGCGCGGGCCAGTGCAGTTGCCCGTTACCTGCTTGATAATGGATTCAGTAAAGATCGCATCAAAGTTCTTGGCATGGCAGACACAGCGCCAGCCTATCCCAATGAGGATGATAACGGCAACGCGATTCCAGCCAACCAGAAGCGCAACCGCCGGGTTGTCTTGCTGGTTTATCCACCTAAGAATAAATAA
- a CDS encoding cyclic nucleotide-binding domain-containing protein, which translates to MGSSSPNIKSFYKGQEIFKEGQESSVAYMIKKGAVNIYKVQNNEKIILARLGEGEIFGEMGIISKGTRSANAEAAEYCDLVILTDQIILKLLDQCPRTVQYMTRLLVKRLHRTGEMISAKGHRSNFTSICNILDLAYRTHISMDREQARKERNHDLGLDYTKLCKTIRSIILVSQNEIDAVISKLKSLKIIDAIDLRTGKAFPDRFIQISDPDNFLEVANNLFKELQQTAYTPTSELQIVDIYEISEMLDSDPKIIYKKIAQEDFPETMFMFDRNKVSDWASEKEPDYFSKVKKKKKSIEELEDIEDIVYVDNATLKEVFNRLGYHKLGVLMSIAEDDARKKILANLAKKIAKIVQDEVRDNVDETEAEDVLTELYEMVREIKGGDKK; encoded by the coding sequence ATGGGGTCCAGCAGTCCTAACATCAAGTCCTTTTACAAGGGGCAGGAAATCTTCAAGGAAGGACAGGAGAGCTCTGTCGCCTACATGATCAAAAAAGGCGCAGTGAATATCTATAAAGTCCAGAATAATGAAAAGATCATTCTTGCCCGTCTCGGGGAAGGCGAAATCTTCGGTGAAATGGGGATTATTTCCAAGGGAACCCGTTCCGCCAATGCCGAAGCAGCCGAGTACTGCGACCTTGTGATCCTTACCGACCAGATTATTCTCAAACTTTTGGACCAGTGTCCGCGAACAGTCCAGTACATGACCCGTTTGTTGGTAAAGCGGCTGCACCGGACCGGGGAAATGATTTCCGCCAAGGGCCATCGCAGCAATTTTACCAGTATCTGCAATATCCTTGATCTTGCCTACCGGACTCACATCAGCATGGATCGTGAACAGGCCCGCAAGGAACGCAACCATGATCTTGGTCTTGATTACACCAAGCTCTGTAAGACAATCCGGAGCATCATTCTCGTCTCTCAAAATGAGATAGACGCAGTAATCAGCAAACTGAAAAGTTTGAAGATCATCGATGCCATTGACCTCCGTACCGGAAAGGCCTTTCCGGATCGCTTTATCCAGATTTCCGACCCTGACAATTTCCTTGAAGTTGCCAACAACCTGTTCAAGGAATTGCAGCAGACCGCCTATACTCCCACATCTGAGTTACAGATTGTGGACATCTATGAAATTTCTGAAATGCTGGATAGTGATCCCAAGATCATCTACAAAAAAATCGCACAGGAAGACTTCCCGGAAACCATGTTCATGTTTGACCGTAACAAGGTCAGTGACTGGGCATCTGAAAAAGAGCCTGACTACTTCAGCAAGGTTAAGAAAAAGAAGAAGTCCATTGAAGAGCTGGAGGACATCGAAGATATCGTCTACGTGGATAACGCTACCCTCAAGGAAGTGTTCAACCGTCTTGGCTACCACAAGCTCGGCGTGTTGATGAGTATTGCCGAGGATGATGCCCGGAAAAAGATTCTGGCCAACCTCGCCAAGAAAATCGCCAAGATCGTGCAGGATGAGGTCCGTGATAACGTGGATGAGACCGAGGCTGAAGATGTACTCACTGAGCTTTATGAAATGGTCCGGGAAATTAAAGGGGGGGATAAGAAGTGA
- a CDS encoding flagellar biosynthesis anti-sigma factor FlgM: MTFDKTDADSHMLSCLLTPEEQAASFNEEDSAERREKLSKLRDQIRAGTYRPAIGEIAINLVRSEAKISGFG; encoded by the coding sequence ATGACTTTCGACAAGACTGACGCTGACAGCCATATGCTGTCCTGTCTACTTACGCCCGAAGAGCAAGCCGCTTCTTTTAATGAAGAGGACTCTGCTGAACGGCGCGAAAAACTCAGCAAGCTCCGCGACCAGATACGGGCCGGGACCTATCGCCCTGCCATTGGAGAAATCGCCATTAATCTGGTCCGTTCTGAAGCCAAAATCAGCGGTTTTGGCTGA
- a CDS encoding phospholipase D-like domain-containing protein, translating to MEWNLLFGHLAVVGGFLLAAILVMSILRKQRTSSAAFAWLLAIFFVPYVGVPFYLIFGGRKLKRDAHTKEDIHLEVQETIPAKESDPIDVMLREYGIPGATSGNKVRLCPTGIDIYNELVKLIENAEHQILITTFILSRDEVGKDIVERLARKAESGVTVRLLLDDIGSMFTSRRFLKKLIDNGGKVAYFMPLFRAPFHGNSNLRNHRKIAIADQKIVLAGGTNIANEYIGPEPCEERWTDLSFVLQGPAVRHYIEVFQSDWLFAHGEKVNIIPPCTKGSAISGEGVMQVVPSGPDVPRDPVHDALLTAAFTAEKRLWIVTPYYVPDEALAQALRLAALRGVDLRVVVPAKSNHKLADLARGTHLRDLEECGGRVVKYPHMVHAKVIVVDDRLAVVGSANMDMRSLFLNYEIVMFTYSEADVKPVSDWVQGLIDVSTEGTVPVGMVRDTIEGAARLVAPLL from the coding sequence ATGGAATGGAATCTCTTATTTGGTCATCTCGCGGTAGTAGGCGGTTTTTTGCTGGCTGCAATTCTGGTTATGTCCATCCTGCGCAAACAGCGCACATCATCAGCTGCTTTTGCATGGCTGTTGGCTATTTTCTTTGTACCATACGTCGGAGTTCCCTTTTACCTCATATTCGGGGGACGCAAGCTCAAACGTGATGCCCATACCAAAGAAGACATCCATCTTGAGGTGCAGGAAACAATTCCCGCTAAGGAATCAGACCCCATTGACGTCATGCTTCGTGAATACGGAATTCCCGGAGCAACCAGCGGCAACAAAGTCCGGCTGTGCCCTACTGGTATCGACATCTATAATGAGCTGGTTAAACTCATTGAAAACGCCGAACACCAGATTCTGATTACCACATTTATTCTCTCCCGTGATGAAGTGGGTAAAGACATTGTGGAAAGGCTGGCCCGCAAAGCCGAATCAGGAGTCACAGTAAGACTGTTGCTGGATGATATCGGCTCCATGTTCACCTCCCGCCGCTTCCTGAAAAAACTTATCGATAACGGCGGCAAGGTTGCTTATTTCATGCCCCTTTTCCGAGCCCCCTTTCATGGCAACAGCAACCTGCGCAACCATCGCAAAATCGCCATCGCCGACCAGAAAATCGTGCTGGCCGGGGGCACAAACATTGCCAACGAATACATAGGACCTGAGCCATGCGAAGAACGCTGGACTGACCTTTCTTTTGTCCTGCAAGGTCCTGCGGTACGACATTACATAGAAGTTTTCCAATCAGACTGGCTCTTTGCACACGGTGAAAAAGTGAACATCATTCCACCCTGCACCAAAGGATCTGCGATCAGCGGGGAAGGAGTCATGCAGGTTGTTCCTTCCGGGCCTGACGTTCCGCGCGATCCTGTTCACGATGCCCTGCTTACCGCTGCTTTTACTGCGGAAAAACGACTCTGGATCGTTACTCCCTACTATGTGCCAGATGAAGCGCTTGCACAGGCCCTGCGACTGGCCGCTCTACGCGGTGTGGACCTAAGGGTGGTCGTTCCGGCAAAATCAAACCACAAGCTGGCTGACCTTGCCCGGGGTACCCACCTGCGAGATCTGGAAGAATGCGGCGGACGGGTGGTAAAATATCCCCACATGGTCCACGCCAAGGTTATTGTAGTCGATGACCGACTCGCAGTTGTCGGATCGGCAAATATGGATATGCGCAGCCTGTTTCTCAACTATGAAATAGTCATGTTCACCTATTCCGAAGCTGATGTTAAGCCGGTCAGCGACTGGGTTCAGGGGCTTATTGATGTAAGCACCGAGGGAACTGTTCCTGTGGGAATGGTCCGCGATACCATTGAAGGCGCGGCAAGATTGGTCGCTCCGCTACTTTAA
- a CDS encoding motility protein A — MNIATIIGIFCGIAILMVATYTSTDSVGVFINIPGIAIVGGGTIASTFICYPLREVMRVLGVFMMAMGADELPLENYINVIVGLSKDVSSKGEEHLEGSLKNIENDFLREGLQMLVDGYSKEEIKEILDNRIQQYHEQEYSAAGIYRTMSTLSPAFGIIGTLIGLIAMMQGMGSDIAAIGPAMATALTTTLYGALFANMLFMPIAIKVEKRIDEITLLMRVIRDGILFIKDKTPSAIVMDKLKGYLPPRKWATVKAKK, encoded by the coding sequence GTGAATATAGCCACCATAATCGGTATATTCTGCGGTATCGCCATCCTTATGGTTGCCACTTACACTTCCACTGATTCGGTGGGCGTGTTTATCAATATTCCCGGTATCGCCATTGTTGGCGGGGGAACCATCGCCTCTACCTTTATCTGTTACCCCTTGCGCGAAGTAATGCGCGTGCTCGGTGTTTTCATGATGGCTATGGGGGCTGACGAACTTCCCCTCGAAAACTACATCAACGTTATTGTAGGGCTTTCCAAGGATGTATCTTCCAAAGGAGAGGAACACCTTGAGGGAAGTCTTAAAAATATTGAAAACGATTTTCTGCGTGAAGGGTTGCAGATGCTTGTGGATGGTTATTCCAAGGAAGAGATCAAAGAGATTCTCGATAACCGCATCCAGCAGTATCATGAGCAGGAATATAGTGCAGCCGGTATTTACCGGACCATGTCCACACTGTCTCCGGCCTTCGGCATTATCGGGACTCTGATCGGTCTCATCGCCATGATGCAGGGGATGGGCAGCGATATTGCCGCCATCGGTCCGGCCATGGCAACGGCACTGACCACAACTCTCTACGGCGCACTTTTCGCCAACATGCTTTTCATGCCCATCGCCATTAAGGTTGAGAAACGAATTGACGAGATAACCCTGCTCATGCGGGTTATTCGTGACGGTATCCTGTTCATCAAGGATAAAACCCCGTCAGCTATCGTCATGGATAAGCTTAAGGGTTACCTGCCCCCGCGTAAGTGGGCTACCGTTAAGGCTAAGAAGTAG
- a CDS encoding LysE family translocator translates to MNADILGYFAAGAALGLGAGMTPGPLLTLVLSQAMAHGPKEGIKVAFAPLLTDLPILCISLLAMSWIKSHPAFMGIVLFAGAVVVTLFGIDCFRTKAITLPGVEINPGSLKKGMLTNYMNPHVYIFWATVGAPTILGAGENGLSGPILFLTGFFGCIVGVKIGIACLAGRFKSLLSSRAYLLIMRFLGLALFVFAAFLIRDGYYFITS, encoded by the coding sequence ATGAATGCAGATATATTAGGATATTTTGCTGCCGGGGCTGCTTTGGGTCTTGGTGCAGGAATGACTCCCGGTCCATTGTTGACTTTGGTTTTAAGTCAGGCAATGGCTCATGGTCCCAAAGAAGGAATCAAGGTTGCTTTTGCTCCATTGCTTACGGATTTACCAATCCTTTGCATTTCCCTACTGGCAATGTCGTGGATAAAGTCTCATCCGGCATTTATGGGCATTGTTTTATTTGCCGGGGCAGTTGTAGTTACTCTTTTCGGGATCGATTGTTTTAGGACGAAAGCGATTACCCTGCCGGGAGTTGAAATTAATCCCGGTTCCTTGAAGAAGGGTATGCTGACCAACTACATGAACCCCCATGTCTATATTTTCTGGGCCACTGTAGGGGCACCGACTATCCTTGGAGCAGGGGAGAATGGTTTGTCCGGGCCGATTTTATTTCTGACGGGGTTTTTCGGCTGTATTGTGGGCGTGAAGATAGGAATTGCATGTCTTGCTGGAAGATTTAAATCTTTGCTTTCCAGTAGAGCTTACCTGCTGATCATGCGGTTCTTGGGATTGGCTCTATTTGTTTTCGCTGCATTTCTGATTCGGGATGGTTACTATTTTATAACTTCCTGA
- a CDS encoding zinc dependent phospholipase C family protein — MAIGNAVLSNTMQLSDTVAKLLLSNSTLFLYGCLSADIFIGKGSKAKRLHSHNWQTGFNLLNESTDKHLKAYSLGYLSHLAADIIAHNYYVPNLMQQTRSGGRLSHVYIEMLADDRVDWSAQDAARLFRRANQDADFNLRKHMDAKKYSFLFKKKVFHQTIGLLEYKAVSKSLKISKKVVPALRQAYLRSIIDYSYRLVVDMLNSPQNAVALNFDPIGAENIALAKKENSWKTALKRSVPFSPRFEVDGRITELPRVAGVGAMFKSSTKSSAANIFSS; from the coding sequence ATGGCTATCGGCAATGCTGTTCTTTCCAACACTATGCAGCTTTCCGATACCGTGGCAAAATTGCTGCTCTCCAACTCAACGCTCTTTCTTTACGGTTGCTTGAGTGCGGATATTTTCATCGGCAAAGGCAGCAAAGCCAAGCGATTGCACAGTCACAACTGGCAGACGGGTTTCAATCTGCTAAATGAATCTACTGATAAACACCTGAAAGCATATTCTCTTGGTTATCTTTCCCATCTGGCAGCAGACATAATTGCTCACAACTACTATGTGCCCAACCTAATGCAGCAGACACGTTCCGGCGGCAGGCTGAGCCATGTCTACATAGAAATGCTTGCTGATGATCGGGTCGACTGGTCAGCGCAAGATGCTGCCCGCCTTTTTCGCCGGGCTAATCAAGATGCGGACTTTAATCTGCGTAAACATATGGATGCCAAGAAATACAGCTTTCTGTTCAAGAAAAAAGTATTTCACCAGACCATCGGCCTGCTGGAATACAAGGCTGTAAGCAAATCCTTAAAAATTTCAAAAAAAGTAGTCCCGGCTTTGCGCCAAGCTTACCTACGGTCCATCATCGACTATTCATACCGACTTGTGGTGGACATGCTCAACTCTCCCCAGAATGCTGTGGCCTTGAATTTTGACCCTATCGGTGCAGAAAACATTGCCCTAGCCAAGAAAGAAAACAGCTGGAAAACGGCCCTTAAGCGCAGTGTGCCTTTCTCTCCACGCTTTGAAGTGGACGGCAGAATTACTGAGCTGCCCAGAGTTGCCGGGGTTGGGGCTATGTTTAAATCGAGCACAAAATCCTCTGCTGCTAATATTTTTTCGAGTTAG